One stretch of Corynebacterium imitans DNA includes these proteins:
- a CDS encoding ATP-dependent helicase: MSTAILERFHPQVSTWFSEVFAAPTPVQEGAWRAIADGENALVVAPTGSGKTLAAFLWSLNSLVERAGQQALPIDGAQTSTHGGVRVLYISPLKALGVDVEHNLRAPLGGIARVAQRLGRDMPDISVGVRSGDTPQSERNRQLRKPPDILITTPESLYLMLTSKAADILKTVDTVIVDEIHALAGTKRGVHLSLSLERLRRLAGNFQRIGLSATVRPLETVANFLGPRTTIINPPAEKRWQLDVHVPVEDMSDLPVPEDASTIGDAVIEGDIDTLETEAPPGATSSIWPHIERAVYEEVMAHRSTIVFVNSRRTAERLTSQLNELWAKEHDPEALSPETRRPPAQLMKSVDTAGHAAQVIARAHHGSVSKDERAQTETMLKEGSLRAVIATSSLELGIDMGAVDLVIQVESPPSVASGLQRVGRAGHTVGAVSEGSFYPKHRSDLVQTAALVPRMREGAIEELRTPRSPLDVLAQQTVAAVAYEDLDVDEWYDTVRRAWPYRDLAREVFDSVIDLITGVYPSTDFAELRPRAVLEGTTLKARPGAQRVAVTNAGTIPDRGMFGVFLVGADDKAPRRVGELDEEMVYESRVGDVFTLGASSWRIENITRDQVQVTPAPGHTGRLPFWNGEGPGRPYELGKALGAFRRQARAGEGIDGSLDGFARDNLVRYLEEQEEATGILPDEKTIVLERFTDELGDWRVVLHTPFGKGVNAAWALATGWRVAQETGMDAQAVAGDDGIVLRLPQGEKEPDASLFQFDADEIADIVTEQVGNSVLFASRFRECAARALLLPRRNPGKRAPLWQQRQRAEQLLDVARNYPSFPIILETVRECLQDVYDLPALQEVVRDINTRGIRIAEVTCDQPSPFASSLLFNYTGAFMYEGDTPLAEKRAAALSLDPSLLAKLLGTVELRELLDADVIAETDANLRRLGRAKTSEQFADTLRMVGPVDVDKLADYTEVPLGTLEENLRGRVMRVRIGGRERIAQTLDAPLLRDGLGVPVPPGVAAQVATIPDALQQLVGRWVRTRGPFTLRDLADAFGLAVGAAYEPLHRLIDQEKVIPGHYRQGVDEEEYVAAEVLRIIRSRSLAAARAQTQPVSQSAFGRFLPAWHNVSASGVRPALRGADGVYTVLEQLAGVRLPASAWESHILPSRVGDYSPVMLDELTASGEILIVGAGKAGARDPWIMLLPADYAEQLVPQAEEPQLSLTQSQVMERVRGGGGYLFADLLGPFDERTTTTDELREAMWDLVEAGCLSPDSFAPIRARLAGGKGKSAHRTRRRPQRSRIRSGRTSFANTTPPDMVGRWAATPRADTDATRRSVALGESLLDRYGVVTRGSVVAEDILGGFALAYKTLSGFEESGKALRGYLIEGLGAAQFSTPATIDRLRGHADSDDIIGWPSGTRSPDVYVLAATDPANPYGAALPWPTQGPTRAAGAIVVLIDGLLAAHITRGGKTMTTFFEGFPEGIGDPLPLVIDALDEAVRAGRMQPLGVEKLNGESAFGLREYGARVTHKGVKIGAKPAAAPKRRGRSVAEALGELDGPAESLSFDD, translated from the coding sequence ATGAGCACGGCAATCCTCGAGCGTTTCCATCCCCAGGTCTCCACCTGGTTCAGCGAGGTCTTCGCCGCGCCCACCCCGGTCCAAGAAGGCGCGTGGCGGGCGATTGCCGACGGCGAGAACGCCCTCGTCGTCGCCCCCACCGGCTCCGGCAAGACGCTCGCCGCCTTCCTCTGGTCGCTCAACTCGCTCGTGGAGCGGGCTGGCCAGCAGGCATTGCCTATCGACGGCGCGCAGACCTCCACCCACGGCGGCGTCCGCGTCCTCTACATCTCCCCCTTGAAAGCGCTGGGCGTGGATGTGGAACACAACCTGCGCGCCCCGCTCGGCGGGATTGCCCGCGTTGCCCAGCGCTTGGGCCGCGACATGCCGGACATCTCGGTGGGCGTGCGCTCGGGCGATACCCCGCAATCGGAGCGAAACCGGCAACTGCGGAAACCGCCGGACATTCTCATTACGACGCCCGAGTCGCTCTACCTCATGCTCACCTCGAAGGCGGCGGACATCTTGAAAACTGTGGACACGGTCATTGTGGACGAGATCCACGCGCTGGCGGGCACGAAGCGCGGCGTCCACCTTTCACTCTCACTGGAGCGCCTGCGCCGCCTGGCCGGCAACTTCCAGCGCATTGGTCTCTCGGCGACGGTGCGCCCGCTCGAGACGGTAGCGAACTTTTTGGGGCCACGGACCACCATCATCAACCCGCCCGCGGAAAAGCGCTGGCAGCTGGACGTCCACGTGCCGGTGGAAGATATGTCGGACCTGCCGGTGCCGGAGGACGCGTCGACAATTGGCGATGCCGTCATTGAGGGCGACATCGATACGCTCGAAACCGAAGCCCCGCCGGGTGCGACCTCTTCGATCTGGCCGCACATCGAGCGCGCGGTCTACGAGGAGGTGATGGCGCATCGCTCGACCATCGTGTTCGTGAACTCGCGTCGCACCGCGGAACGACTGACCAGCCAGCTCAACGAGCTGTGGGCAAAAGAACATGATCCGGAGGCGCTCTCGCCTGAAACAAGGCGCCCACCCGCGCAGCTGATGAAGTCGGTGGATACCGCAGGCCATGCCGCGCAGGTCATTGCACGCGCCCACCACGGCAGTGTGTCCAAAGACGAGCGGGCGCAGACCGAAACCATGCTCAAAGAAGGCTCGCTGCGCGCGGTGATCGCCACCTCCTCACTCGAGTTGGGGATTGACATGGGCGCGGTGGATTTGGTGATCCAGGTCGAGTCGCCGCCCTCGGTCGCCTCGGGGTTGCAGCGCGTTGGCCGCGCCGGCCACACCGTCGGCGCGGTATCCGAGGGCAGCTTCTATCCGAAGCACCGCTCCGACCTGGTGCAGACGGCGGCGCTGGTGCCGCGGATGCGGGAAGGCGCGATTGAGGAGCTGCGCACCCCGCGCAGCCCGCTCGACGTGCTCGCGCAGCAGACGGTGGCAGCGGTGGCCTACGAGGATCTAGACGTGGACGAGTGGTACGACACCGTGCGTCGCGCCTGGCCCTACCGAGACCTCGCGCGCGAGGTGTTTGACTCCGTGATCGACCTGATTACCGGCGTGTACCCCTCGACGGACTTCGCGGAGCTGCGCCCTCGCGCCGTCCTTGAAGGCACCACGCTCAAGGCCCGCCCGGGCGCGCAGCGGGTGGCGGTGACGAACGCGGGCACGATTCCAGATCGGGGAATGTTTGGAGTTTTTCTTGTCGGCGCGGACGACAAGGCACCCCGCCGCGTCGGCGAGCTGGACGAGGAGATGGTCTACGAGTCCCGCGTCGGCGACGTGTTCACCCTCGGCGCCTCGTCTTGGCGCATCGAAAACATCACCCGCGACCAGGTCCAGGTCACTCCCGCGCCGGGACATACAGGTCGGCTCCCGTTCTGGAATGGGGAGGGGCCGGGTCGGCCGTATGAGTTGGGGAAGGCGTTGGGCGCGTTTCGTCGACAAGCACGAGCAGGCGAAGGCATCGATGGCTCGCTCGACGGGTTCGCCCGCGACAACCTTGTGCGCTACCTCGAAGAACAGGAGGAAGCCACCGGCATCCTGCCGGACGAGAAAACGATCGTGCTGGAGCGTTTCACCGACGAGCTGGGCGACTGGCGCGTGGTCTTGCACACCCCGTTTGGCAAGGGTGTGAACGCCGCCTGGGCGCTGGCCACTGGTTGGCGGGTGGCGCAGGAAACGGGAATGGACGCCCAGGCCGTAGCGGGCGACGACGGCATCGTGCTGCGCCTGCCGCAGGGGGAGAAGGAACCGGACGCCTCGCTTTTCCAGTTCGATGCCGACGAGATCGCCGACATCGTCACCGAGCAGGTCGGCAACTCCGTGCTGTTCGCCTCCCGTTTCCGCGAGTGCGCCGCCCGCGCCCTGCTTTTGCCGCGCCGCAACCCCGGCAAGCGCGCGCCCCTGTGGCAGCAGCGCCAGCGCGCCGAGCAGCTTCTCGACGTCGCCCGCAACTACCCGTCCTTCCCCATCATTTTGGAGACTGTCCGCGAGTGCCTGCAGGACGTCTACGACCTGCCCGCGCTGCAGGAGGTCGTGCGCGACATCAACACCCGCGGCATCCGGATTGCCGAGGTGACCTGCGACCAGCCGAGCCCGTTCGCCTCCTCGCTGCTGTTCAATTACACCGGCGCGTTCATGTACGAGGGCGATACCCCGCTCGCGGAGAAGCGCGCCGCGGCGCTGTCGCTCGACCCTTCGCTGCTGGCCAAGCTCTTGGGCACCGTGGAGCTGCGCGAGCTTCTCGACGCCGACGTGATCGCCGAGACCGACGCCAACCTCCGCCGCCTCGGGCGCGCGAAAACCAGTGAGCAGTTTGCCGATACGCTGCGGATGGTGGGACCCGTGGACGTCGACAAGCTTGCGGACTACACCGAGGTCCCCCTGGGCACACTGGAGGAAAACCTGCGCGGCCGTGTGATGCGGGTGCGCATCGGCGGGCGCGAGCGCATCGCGCAAACGCTCGACGCCCCGCTGCTTCGCGACGGTTTGGGCGTCCCCGTCCCACCAGGCGTCGCCGCCCAAGTCGCCACGATCCCGGACGCACTGCAGCAGCTGGTGGGACGCTGGGTGCGCACCCGCGGGCCCTTCACCCTGCGCGATCTGGCCGATGCTTTCGGACTTGCCGTCGGCGCGGCCTACGAGCCGCTACATCGGCTCATTGACCAGGAAAAAGTGATCCCCGGGCACTACCGGCAGGGCGTTGACGAGGAAGAATACGTCGCCGCCGAGGTGTTGCGCATCATCCGCTCGCGTTCGCTGGCGGCGGCACGGGCGCAAACCCAACCGGTGAGCCAGTCCGCCTTCGGCCGCTTCCTGCCGGCCTGGCACAACGTGAGCGCGTCCGGAGTGCGGCCAGCCTTGCGCGGCGCCGACGGCGTGTATACGGTGCTCGAGCAGCTCGCCGGGGTGCGCCTGCCTGCCAGCGCGTGGGAGTCGCACATCCTGCCCTCGCGCGTCGGGGACTACTCGCCAGTGATGCTGGACGAGCTGACCGCCTCCGGCGAGATCCTCATCGTCGGCGCGGGCAAAGCCGGTGCGCGCGACCCCTGGATCATGCTGCTGCCCGCCGACTACGCCGAGCAGCTCGTGCCCCAGGCAGAAGAGCCCCAACTGAGCCTGACCCAAAGCCAGGTGATGGAGCGCGTCCGCGGTGGGGGCGGCTACCTCTTCGCAGACCTGCTCGGTCCCTTCGACGAGCGCACCACAACCACTGACGAACTACGCGAAGCGATGTGGGACCTCGTGGAGGCCGGGTGCCTGTCGCCGGACTCGTTTGCGCCCATCCGCGCCCGGCTCGCCGGCGGCAAGGGGAAATCAGCGCACCGCACGCGGCGTCGCCCGCAGCGCAGCCGCATCCGCTCCGGGCGCACTTCCTTTGCCAACACCACACCACCCGACATGGTGGGCCGCTGGGCCGCGACCCCGCGCGCGGACACCGACGCCACGCGCCGCTCCGTCGCGCTAGGGGAGAGCCTGCTCGACCGCTACGGGGTGGTCACCCGCGGCTCCGTGGTTGCCGAGGACATCCTCGGCGGCTTCGCCCTGGCATATAAAACCCTTTCCGGCTTCGAAGAAAGCGGCAAAGCGCTGCGCGGCTACCTCATCGAAGGCCTGGGCGCGGCGCAGTTTTCCACCCCGGCCACGATCGACCGCCTGCGCGGGCACGCGGATTCCGACGACATCATCGGCTGGCCCTCCGGCACCCGCTCTCCGGACGTCTACGTGCTCGCCGCCACCGACCCCGCCAACCCCTACGGCGCGGCGCTGCCCTGGCCCACCCAAGGTCCCACCCGCGCGGCCGGGGCCATCGTCGTGCTTATCGACGGCCTCCTCGCCGCCCACATCACCCGCGGCGGCAAAACCATGACCACCTTCTTCGAGGGCTTCCCGGAAGGGATCGGAGACCCGCTCCCACTGGTCATCGATGCCCTCGACGAGGCAGTGCGCGCCGGGCGCATGCAACCCCTGGGGGTAGAGAAGCTCAACGGCGAATCCGCCTTTGGCCTGCGCGAGTATGGAGCGCGCGTGACGCACAAGGGCGTCAAGATTGGTGCGAAGCCGGCGGCGGCACCGAAGCGGCGAGGCCGGAGCGTGGCGGAGGCACTCGGCGAGCTCGACGGGCCCGCCGAGAGTTTGAGCTTCGACGATTAG
- a CDS encoding DNA-formamidopyrimidine glycosylase family protein produces the protein MPEGDSVYQLSKRLQWMTGREVTRTSIRVPRFATVDFTGMTCEQVWPYGKHLFMRFGPEILHTHLKMEGTWAFHRAGQRWRKPAHAARVVLSLSDANRPDIELVGFWLGLVRVFPAREYPQQMGYLGPDLLDPDFDAAEAVRRIEANPDMEIGRALLDQRNLAGIGNEYRAEINFLAGTHPAAKVGEVDVAKHVALARRLMWANKDSPVRVTTGIKRAGETSYVFGRNRKPCRRCGTLIEKGFLGGEGDLERVIWWCPRCQPEPSGRWNATSQRTCAP, from the coding sequence ATGCCCGAAGGTGATTCCGTCTATCAGCTCTCCAAGCGCTTGCAGTGGATGACCGGCCGCGAGGTCACGCGCACCAGCATCCGCGTGCCCCGCTTCGCCACCGTCGACTTCACGGGCATGACCTGCGAGCAGGTCTGGCCCTACGGCAAGCACCTGTTCATGCGCTTCGGACCGGAGATCCTACACACGCACCTGAAGATGGAGGGCACCTGGGCCTTCCACCGCGCGGGCCAGCGGTGGCGCAAACCCGCCCATGCTGCCCGAGTGGTGCTCTCGCTTAGCGACGCCAACCGCCCCGACATCGAACTCGTCGGCTTCTGGCTCGGACTCGTCCGGGTCTTTCCCGCCCGTGAGTACCCCCAGCAGATGGGGTATCTAGGTCCAGATCTATTGGACCCGGACTTTGACGCGGCCGAGGCGGTGCGCCGTATCGAGGCAAACCCGGATATGGAGATCGGGCGCGCGCTGCTGGACCAGCGCAACCTTGCAGGGATCGGCAACGAGTACCGCGCCGAGATCAATTTCCTGGCGGGGACCCACCCGGCGGCGAAGGTGGGGGAGGTGGACGTCGCAAAGCATGTGGCCCTTGCGCGCCGCCTGATGTGGGCAAACAAAGACTCCCCCGTGCGGGTGACCACTGGGATCAAGCGCGCGGGGGAGACGAGCTACGTGTTTGGGCGTAACCGCAAACCGTGCAGGCGCTGCGGAACGCTCATTGAAAAGGGGTTCCTCGGCGGGGAGGGGGATTTGGAGCGGGTGATCTGGTGGTGCCCACGGTGCCAGCCCGAGCCTTCGGGAAGGTGGAACGCTACTTCGCAGCGGACTTGCGCTCCTTGA
- a CDS encoding DedA family protein: MQAIVDWIVNLMEVLGGPGVGLAILLENVFPPIPSEVVLPLGGFTAAQGSVTFASVLIWSIIGSVAGAYVLYGVGAWLGAERLRKIADWMWLVKASDVDASLEFFDRHGKASIFFGRLIPGIRSLISIPAGLDRMNLVTFGLWTTLGSGIWNTILVSLGYALGDRWEMVTEYVDAYSKVAYVILILVLVGFLVYFLRRDIKERKSAAK; encoded by the coding sequence GTGCAAGCAATCGTCGACTGGATTGTCAACCTAATGGAGGTGCTCGGCGGTCCAGGCGTTGGTCTCGCCATCCTCCTGGAGAATGTTTTCCCGCCGATCCCCTCTGAGGTTGTCCTGCCGCTGGGTGGTTTCACCGCCGCGCAGGGCTCGGTCACCTTTGCCTCGGTGCTGATCTGGTCCATCATCGGCTCCGTCGCTGGCGCATACGTCCTCTACGGCGTTGGTGCCTGGCTGGGCGCGGAGCGGCTGCGCAAGATCGCCGACTGGATGTGGCTGGTCAAGGCCTCCGATGTGGACGCCTCGCTCGAGTTCTTCGACCGCCACGGCAAAGCGTCGATCTTCTTCGGCCGCCTCATCCCGGGCATCCGCTCGCTGATCTCCATCCCCGCGGGCCTGGACCGGATGAACCTCGTCACCTTCGGCCTGTGGACCACGCTGGGATCCGGCATCTGGAATACCATCCTCGTTTCCCTCGGCTACGCGCTCGGCGACCGGTGGGAGATGGTCACCGAGTACGTCGACGCCTACTCCAAGGTCGCCTACGTCATCCTGATCCTGGTCCTTGTCGGCTTCCTCGTCTACTTCCTCCGCCGCGACATCAAGGAGCGCAAGTCCGCTGCGAAGTAG
- a CDS encoding glutamate-cysteine ligase family protein — protein MGEQISSDSYTPRQRSVYRRRLEEELEVFDRHLQEAEFVSHGTIGLELELNLVDDQMLPHANNQAVLERLGDEYQSEIGVYNVELNHPPLSIGGDGLIQLERGLSQRLDAVHAAASAAGSQVAMIGTLPTMTSKFLQETEWMTPENRYAGLSKSIMDTRGELVHLNLWREERYRHDFEDIATESTCTSIQLHLQVAPDRFANAWNASQAIAGVQAALSANSPLFMGHRLWHESRIPVFQQSIDTRTQELINQGVRPRVWFGERWITSVFDLFEENVRYFSPLIPEGRVQAGAPFMKGESPGLHYLNLHNGTIWRWNRPIYDPNTELSHIRVENRLLPAGPTVKDIIADAAFYYGMVKALSEQTRPVWSRLSFAEAEHNFHEGARHGLTAQLQWPTLGTIDVTELVTDHLLPMAHEGLALLDVDPALADEYLGIIEHRARTRQNGAMWQLNALNALAPQSRPATKERGEALARMLRQYIANQQSGAPVHTWSLEVQ, from the coding sequence ATGGGCGAGCAGATCTCCTCGGACTCGTACACCCCTCGCCAACGCTCGGTGTACCGCCGCCGCCTCGAGGAAGAACTCGAGGTCTTCGACCGCCACCTGCAGGAGGCGGAGTTTGTCAGCCACGGCACCATCGGGCTCGAGCTCGAGCTGAATTTGGTGGACGATCAGATGCTCCCGCACGCCAACAACCAGGCCGTGCTGGAGCGCCTGGGTGACGAGTACCAGTCGGAGATCGGCGTCTACAACGTGGAGCTCAACCACCCGCCGCTCTCCATCGGCGGCGACGGGCTGATCCAGCTCGAGCGCGGCCTGAGCCAGCGTCTGGACGCGGTGCACGCCGCGGCGTCGGCAGCCGGCTCCCAGGTCGCGATGATCGGCACGCTGCCCACGATGACCTCGAAGTTCCTCCAGGAAACCGAGTGGATGACGCCGGAAAATCGCTACGCGGGCCTGAGCAAGTCCATCATGGACACCCGCGGCGAGCTGGTCCACCTCAACCTGTGGCGCGAGGAGCGCTACCGCCACGATTTCGAGGACATCGCCACCGAGTCCACCTGCACATCGATTCAGCTGCACCTGCAGGTCGCGCCCGACCGCTTCGCCAACGCGTGGAACGCCTCCCAGGCGATCGCCGGGGTGCAGGCGGCGCTGAGCGCGAACTCGCCGCTGTTTATGGGGCATCGCCTGTGGCACGAGTCGCGCATCCCGGTGTTCCAGCAGTCCATCGATACCCGCACCCAGGAGCTGATCAACCAGGGCGTGCGCCCGCGCGTCTGGTTCGGCGAGCGCTGGATCACGAGCGTCTTCGACCTCTTCGAGGAAAACGTGCGCTACTTCTCCCCGCTCATCCCGGAGGGCCGCGTGCAGGCAGGCGCGCCGTTCATGAAGGGCGAGAGCCCCGGCCTGCATTATCTCAACCTGCACAACGGCACGATCTGGCGCTGGAACCGGCCGATCTACGATCCGAACACGGAGCTCTCCCACATCCGTGTGGAGAACCGCCTGCTGCCCGCGGGTCCCACGGTCAAGGACATCATCGCGGACGCCGCCTTCTACTACGGCATGGTCAAAGCGCTCAGCGAGCAGACCCGCCCCGTCTGGTCGCGCCTCAGCTTTGCCGAGGCCGAGCACAACTTCCACGAGGGCGCGCGCCACGGGCTGACCGCGCAGCTGCAGTGGCCCACGCTCGGCACCATCGACGTCACCGAACTCGTCACCGACCACCTCCTCCCCATGGCGCACGAGGGCTTGGCGCTTCTCGACGTCGACCCGGCCCTCGCCGACGAGTACCTCGGCATCATCGAACACCGCGCACGCACCCGACAAAACGGCGCGATGTGGCAGCTCAACGCGCTCAACGCTCTTGCGCCCCAATCACGCCCGGCAACCAAGGAGCGCGGAGAGGCGCTGGCGCGCATGCTCAGGCAATACATAGCAAATCAGCAGTCCGGCGCGCCCGTGCACACTTGGTCTCTCGAGGTTCAGTAA
- the pgi gene encoding glucose-6-phosphate isomerase, with product MTDITSTSAWKNLEQLHAENSQTTLRDLFAADSERAQTLSFSAAGLHVDMSKQLIDADVLEALTQLADEAGLAEKIEAMFGGAHLNNTEDRAVLHTALRLPVEKDLEVDGQDVAADVHEVLGRMRDFASALRSGEWLGHTGRTIKKVVNIGIGGSDLGPAMATKALRAYATAGITAEFVSNVDPADMAAVLDRCNAEETLFIIASKTFTTQETLTNAHAAKRWLLEQFDGDESAIAKHFVAVSTNEEKVAEFGIDTANMFGFWDWVGGRYSMDSAIGLSLMAVIGPLDFMRMLEGFHAMDEHFRTTEFSRNVPVLMGLLNVWYRNFFDVQTHAVLPYSEDLSRFPAYLQQLTMESNGKSVRHDGTPVTYDTGEIYWGEPGTNGQHAFFQLLHQGTTMIPADFIGFARPKEDFPTADGTGSMHDLLMGNFFAQTKVLAFGKDQQTIEAEGVSSELAPHKVMPGNRPTTTILAEELTPYTLGALVALYEHIVFTEGVIWDINSFDQWGVELGKQQANDLAAAVAGAQAPDTGDASTDALITWYRSKK from the coding sequence ATGACCGACATTACGTCCACGTCTGCCTGGAAGAACCTGGAACAACTGCACGCCGAGAACTCGCAGACCACGCTGCGTGACCTCTTCGCGGCCGACAGCGAGCGCGCGCAGACGCTCAGCTTCTCAGCGGCCGGGTTGCATGTGGACATGTCCAAGCAGCTTATCGACGCCGACGTGCTCGAAGCCCTCACCCAACTCGCCGACGAGGCGGGCCTGGCGGAGAAGATCGAAGCGATGTTTGGCGGTGCCCACCTCAACAACACCGAGGACCGCGCCGTGCTTCACACCGCGCTGCGCCTGCCGGTAGAAAAGGACCTCGAGGTCGACGGGCAGGACGTAGCCGCCGATGTGCACGAGGTGCTCGGCCGGATGCGCGACTTCGCCTCCGCGCTGCGCTCCGGCGAATGGCTGGGGCACACCGGCCGCACGATCAAGAAGGTCGTCAACATCGGCATCGGCGGCTCCGACCTGGGCCCAGCAATGGCTACGAAGGCGCTGCGCGCCTACGCCACCGCCGGGATCACCGCCGAGTTCGTCTCCAACGTCGACCCGGCAGACATGGCCGCGGTGCTGGACCGCTGCAACGCCGAGGAGACGCTGTTCATCATCGCCTCGAAGACCTTTACCACCCAGGAGACGCTGACAAACGCGCACGCCGCGAAGCGCTGGCTGCTCGAACAGTTCGACGGTGATGAGTCTGCGATTGCCAAGCACTTCGTCGCGGTCTCCACCAACGAGGAGAAGGTCGCCGAGTTCGGCATCGACACGGCCAACATGTTCGGCTTCTGGGACTGGGTCGGTGGTCGCTACTCCATGGACTCCGCGATTGGTTTGAGCCTCATGGCCGTGATCGGCCCGCTGGACTTCATGCGCATGCTCGAGGGCTTCCACGCGATGGACGAGCACTTCCGCACCACCGAGTTCTCTCGCAACGTCCCGGTGCTGATGGGCCTGTTGAACGTGTGGTACCGCAACTTCTTTGACGTGCAGACCCACGCGGTCCTGCCCTATTCCGAGGATCTCTCGCGCTTCCCCGCTTACCTGCAACAGCTGACCATGGAGTCCAACGGCAAGTCCGTGCGCCACGACGGCACCCCCGTCACCTACGACACCGGCGAGATCTACTGGGGCGAGCCGGGCACGAATGGCCAGCACGCCTTCTTCCAGCTGCTCCACCAGGGCACCACCATGATCCCGGCGGACTTCATCGGCTTCGCTCGCCCCAAGGAGGACTTCCCCACCGCCGACGGCACCGGTTCCATGCACGACCTGCTCATGGGCAATTTCTTCGCCCAGACGAAGGTGCTCGCCTTTGGCAAGGACCAGCAGACGATCGAGGCCGAGGGTGTCAGCAGCGAGCTGGCCCCGCACAAGGTCATGCCGGGCAACCGCCCGACCACCACGATCCTGGCCGAGGAGCTTACGCCCTACACCCTGGGCGCGCTCGTCGCGCTCTACGAGCACATCGTGTTCACCGAGGGCGTGATCTGGGACATCAACTCCTTCGACCAGTGGGGCGTGGAGCTGGGCAAGCAGCAGGCCAACGACCTGGCCGCCGCGGTCGCGGGTGCCCAGGCCCCGGACACAGGCGACGCCTCCACCGACGCGCTGATTACCTGGTACCGGAGCAAGAAGTAG
- a CDS encoding antibiotic biosynthesis monooxygenase family protein — MSIVKINAITVPEGAGEELERRFAARKHAIDSQPGFEGFQLLRPTKGEDRYFVVTRWADEAAYQAWWEGAGQAAHAHGDSGEAPKKPVSQKAELLEFDVVLDSLERD; from the coding sequence ATGAGCATTGTGAAGATCAACGCGATTACTGTCCCCGAAGGTGCTGGCGAGGAACTGGAGCGCCGCTTTGCCGCACGTAAGCACGCCATCGACTCCCAGCCGGGCTTTGAAGGCTTCCAGCTACTGCGCCCGACCAAGGGCGAGGACCGTTACTTTGTGGTCACCCGCTGGGCCGACGAGGCCGCCTACCAGGCGTGGTGGGAGGGTGCCGGCCAGGCCGCGCACGCCCACGGAGATTCCGGCGAGGCACCGAAGAAGCCCGTCTCGCAGAAGGCGGAGCTGCTCGAGTTTGACGTCGTGCTCGACTCGCTCGAGCGCGACTAG
- a CDS encoding chorismate mutase, with protein sequence MSDFAIRMPSGTDDPLSDAEIQQYRKEIDRLDRVILDAVKRRAEVSRAIGKTRMGSGGTKLVHTREVAIINQFRDELGEEGPALANILLRLGRGKLG encoded by the coding sequence ATGAGCGATTTTGCAATCCGCATGCCCTCCGGCACCGATGATCCGCTCTCGGACGCGGAGATTCAGCAGTACCGCAAGGAGATCGACCGGCTCGACCGGGTCATCCTGGATGCGGTGAAACGCCGCGCGGAAGTCTCCCGCGCGATCGGTAAAACCCGGATGGGGTCAGGCGGCACCAAGCTGGTGCACACCCGCGAGGTCGCCATCATCAACCAGTTCCGCGACGAGCTCGGTGAGGAAGGCCCGGCGCTCGCCAACATCCTGCTGCGGCTTGGGCGCGGGAAACTGGGCTAG